A window of the Helianthus annuus cultivar XRQ/B chromosome 4, HanXRQr2.0-SUNRISE, whole genome shotgun sequence genome harbors these coding sequences:
- the LOC110938098 gene encoding multifunctional methyltransferase subunit TRM112 homolog A — translation MRLLTHNMLASNIKGVTNSFPLRIEPEKIIEKPVDFNPDFLKNMFSKIDWKALADASKIMGYAELPDEVPEQTVVESDEFLRKFHHALLEVHLEEGALVCPETGRRFPVNKGIPNMLLHEDEV, via the coding sequence ATGAGGCTACTAACCCACAACATGCTCGCATCAAACATCAAGGGAGTAACCAACAGCTTCCCACTCCGAATCGAGCCAGAAAAGATCATCGAAAAGCCAGTCGATTTCAACCCCGATTTCCTCAAAAACATGTTCTCAAAGATCGACTGGAAAGCTCTAGCGGACGCTTCCAAGATCATGGGGTACGCTGAACTACCCGACGAGGTACCCGAGCAGACAGTGGTTGAATCCGATGAGTTTTTGAGGAAGTTTCATCACGCGCTTCTTGAGGTTCATCTTGAAGAGGGTGCGCTTGTTTGCCCGGAGACCGGTCGCCGGTTTCCGGTTAATAAGGGGATACCGAATATGTTGCTTCATGAAGATGAGGTGTGA